One Streptomyces coeruleorubidus DNA segment encodes these proteins:
- a CDS encoding DUF2617 family protein: MLTTLNTSYTDTRAADLAWALGREPLPALATLDLELAGSSLQLRLLGASHQVLLEEERGVCSETVACIPGSSMPLPLGVATRVGDWEYEFAARVEVLSPGSFAGRAQELLALVSDHPHGLAGVFPGSPHAFTALLAQHHEGQVHWRTWHAYPQDGQLVATRTKVGVRVRESAAAAN; this comes from the coding sequence ATGCTCACGACCCTGAACACCTCCTACACCGACACGCGTGCGGCCGATCTCGCCTGGGCCCTGGGGCGCGAGCCGCTGCCCGCACTGGCCACCCTCGACCTCGAACTGGCGGGCAGCAGCCTTCAGTTGCGACTGCTCGGCGCGTCCCACCAGGTCCTGCTGGAGGAGGAGAGGGGCGTCTGCTCGGAGACGGTGGCGTGCATTCCGGGCAGCAGCATGCCGCTTCCGCTCGGCGTCGCCACGCGGGTGGGCGACTGGGAGTACGAGTTCGCGGCCCGGGTCGAGGTCCTCTCGCCTGGCTCCTTCGCTGGTCGCGCCCAGGAGTTGCTGGCCCTCGTCTCCGACCATCCGCACGGCCTGGCCGGCGTCTTCCCCGGCAGCCCGCACGCCTTCACGGCACTGCTGGCCCAGCACCACGAGGGACAGGTGCACTGGCGGACCTGGCACGCGTACCCGCAGGACGGACAGTTGGTGGCGACCCGCACGAAGGTGGGCGTACGGGTGCGGGAGTCGGCCGCTGCCGCCAACTGA